DNA from Chloroflexota bacterium:
GAATCCAGGAGAGAAGCTCGTAAGTATCGGTAACCCTGAGGGTCATTATCATGGAGCCGTCCTTCTGCTTCTCCAGCACCTGCGAGGGATGCCAGACGGTCTCCCCCATGATCCTCATTATCTCAGGGTCACGAATCTTCAGCCTGACGGTCTTCACCTCGCCTTCAACGACGATGCCCCAGGACGAGCCGAAGAAGGCGTTGGCATCAAAGTCAGGGGGAATGGTGTAAGCCTCAGAGGTAAGCTGGGCCGATTCTATGCGCTCTATCTTGAAGGTGCGCACGGCGTTCTTGAGGTGGCAGTGGCCTACCACATAGCTGGCATGACCGGGCGCGGCTGGCTCGATATAGTACGGCTCAATTACCCGCTCTGTTGCCTTCTCCGACGGCAGTGAGCGGTAGGCTATGCGCAGCCTGCGCTGCGATACCCAGGCTTCCGCCACGGTCGCCAGGACACGCAGGTGCTTCTCATCCTTTGGCAGCTTCTGCATCCAGTCCAGGGTCTGGCGCACCTGCTGCCCAAGCGCTGGCGGCAGCACGGAGTTCAGCTTGATAAAGGTGGCGTTTATGTTCGGATCGTAGCGGTGGGAGTAGTTCAGCATCAGCCGGGCGGCGAGGAAAACATTCAGTGCCTCCGGGAGGGAGAAGTGGACAGGGGGAAGAATATAACCCTCGGTGATGCCGCGCTTACTGCCCTCCTCCCAAATAGGGACGCCCAACTCATACTCGAGAGCCTTAAGGTCGCGATAGGCGGTTCTCTTACTCACATCACACATGCGGGCTATTTCCTCTATCATTAAACCTTTGGGGTTCTGGTAGAGGAGGTGCTCTACCTTGAGCAGGCGTGCCGTCCGGTCTCTCTTACCTAGTCTGTCAGACTTATCCAATCTAGTTCTCAACCACTGCGGGCGATTCGCTTTCGCTTCTTCGGATGTGCGGATCAGGCTAGGGTTGCCCATTCGGCAAGTGCTTTGTCCCGTCTTGGAGCGGTAGCCTTATCTTTCCAGTGTTGTCGTAAATGTTGTCGAAAATAGGCCGTATTGACCCTAACCAGCTTCCCAGTGTTTCTAGGCAGTCAAGATGAAAGCAAGGAGTCTTCTGATTGAAAGTGACAGAACGCCCGGCTACCATCGGACTGTCCAAATCTGGCCCTCCTCTATGATGCGGACGAATGAACCAATAACGTCTTGGAATAGTCTCTCCGCAAAGTACACAGGTCCAACTCTTTGCAGCTTGCCCTTTCTTCCACTTCATCTTCATAATAGCCTCCTCTGATATCCTGGCGTTTTCGATTGCATTATACCACTGCCACACGGCAGGGTATATGCGAGGCAAAAATGCCCTTGACATTTGTGACAGTCTAGCTGTCACTGATACGTATTATTATCGGCTTGCTGGAGAAAGAGGGGCAACAGGGAGTTGAATAGCAAGAAATGGCTATCAGCAAACAGGCCAATGATTAGGTCACGACGATGCTAGGGAGCCTGCTTAAGCTGATCATAATACCACCCCTTGTGGTGGCTGCCTTGGTCCTGGTCATTATCGGGCTGACCGATCCCAATCTGGTCATCACAATAGTTGTGAGACTCATGACACCGATCATTTTGGTAGGGGTCTTCGTATTCATTCTGGGGCGGTTATTCTCTTCAATTTAGGTAACGGATAGGAAAGGGGTAAGACTTATGATTAAGCGTCCGGTAAAGTGTCCCAATTGTGGAGGAACCGGGAGAGTACCTCGGAAAGACCTGCCACCGCTGCTAAAAGGAGCTATTGGAGTGCGCCAGTCCAGTGAATGTCCAGTATGCGATGGCATAGGCTATGTAGAGGGCCAAGAAAAGTAGGGTTTGGACTCGAAGATTGATGCGTTTGAATCAGGGGAATAATAAGCCATTGGGCAGCCCCTGATGAGGCGAACGCATCTGCCGTTTTATCCCACTCTTAGGGGGGAGGCGCTGGCGTGATTGAAGCCATCCTTGTCCTTTACTCCGGCTTGTTGGCTGGGTTGTTTGCAGCATGCCTGATGAAAAAAGTGAGATGGAGATGGTTCCTGGTGGCAAGCATCCCAGCTTTAATAGTGGTAGTGTTTGTCTTCCTGGCCTGGCTGCTGGGCACACTGGACTCCGCAAACCGGAAGGAAAACAGGTCTTGAAACATGGCAGGTCGGAAGGAGCGGTGTTTCTATAAGCCTCAACCTCGCGCAGCCAGGGCTGAAGTCTGGCAGGGTGGGTGAAGTCCGCCTGGGGCCGGACGGAACCCACCGTCTCTGCTCCCCATTGCTATTCCCTCCAAAGACGATGTGAAGCCAAAGGGGGATTGAGATGGTTATCTGTCCAAATTGCGATGGAAGAGGCGAGATACAATCAGAAAGGAGACGATCGAATGGTGTATTGCCTAGAATGCGGCGGGCCAGTCAGTGCGGGCGATAGATATTGCGGGAGTTGTGGCATGAAGCTGCAAGGCCGGGGCTCCCCCGCCAAACGTGTGGAGTGCAGGTTTTGTGACGCTACTGGGGTAGACCCAGGAGATGGAGATCTAGAAATCTGTGAGCGCCCATGCCGAGTGTGCAAGGGTAATAAGGGGCGCTGGGTACCTGAAGACTGGGGCCCTTGCCAGGGGGAATGCGGCGGCAATGGAAAAATCGATATTCGCGCCCCTTTCGCTGTCTTTCCCCATTTCAGCCCTTGCAAAGATTGTGGAGGGTGGGGTTGGGTTGTCCCTCGATAACGGGGGCACGACATTCAAGGTCGTGGGCCATTCATTAGGATAGTACACGGGGGCAGCCGAGTGACGAATTTGCCATGCCCTATCTTGACAGGCGGTGGCTGCCGGACGCACAATCTGCTGGCAGGGTCGGGGTAAACTGGCAAGCAATGAGGATTGGCATCCGTGAGTGACAGGCGTGTTATTGTGGTTGGTGCTGGAGCCAGCGGCATGATGGCTGCCGGCAGGGCCGCCGAGTTGAGGGCCGAGGTGCTTCTTCTGGAAAAGACTGAGCGCCCAGGCAAGAAACTCCTCGTCAGTGGCAGAAGACGCTGTAACCTGACCAACACCAGAGAACTGGACGATTTCATTGATATGTATGGCCCCAACGGCCGTTTTCTCCGTAGGGTCTTCCACCGTTACTTTCGAGATGACCTGGTCGCTTTTCTGAGGCGCTACAGCGTGGATATCAGAACGGAGCACGATGGACGCGTCTTCCCCGCCTCCAACGACGCCCGCGACGTAGTGCGCGCCCTCGAGAGGTACATGGCTGGCAATAGAGTGCAGGTGCAGGCCGGCGTCCGGGTAATTAGTATCCAGGTGGAGGATAGGCGGGTGGTGGGTGTACAAACGGAGCAAGGGGTGTACCCCGCGAAGGCAGTGGTTCTGGCCACCGGCGGCGCTTCGTTTCCTGGAACCGGCTCCAGTGGCGATGGCTATCGTATGGCTGCTGCCGTGGGCCACACTATCACCAAGCTACGTCCAGCTCTTGTCCCGCTGGCCGTGTACGAGGTTGAACGGGCCAGCAGTATGCAAGGTGTCAGCCTGCATGACGTGCGTCTGACCGCGTACCAGTGCCTTGCCGACGAGATCGACCCATTGACAACACCACACAGTGATGCAGGGCGAGGGCGTAAACCCGCCCACTTTCCTGTTATAGAGAGCCGCAGGGGGGACATGATGCTGACCCACTTTGGCATCGGCGGGCCGATCACACTGCGGATGAGCCTGGCCATAGTCGATGCGCTGGAGCACGGCCCCGTCAGCGTGTCTATCGATCTGAAACCCGATCTCGGCCATAAGCAACTGAGCCAGCAACTTCAGGAGGAATTCAACCGTCATGGCAAGCGGAGTTATCATGGGATTCTCCAGGGACTGCTGCCGCGCAAGATGGTTGACCCTTTTGTGGAGATGACTGGTATCCCACCGTCCAAACTGGGTCATCAGATTTCCGCTGAGGAGAGGGAGCGGCTGCGAGGCCTGCTCAATTCATTGCGCTTTAATATCAAAGGCCCGCTGCCTTTGGCCGTGGCGATGGTGACTGCGGGCGGCGTTTCCCTCGGTGAGATAGACCCGCGCACTATGGGCTCGCGGCTGGTCACGGGGCTTTATTTCTGTGGTGAGGTGATAGACATTGATGGAGACACCGACGGCTATAACCTACAAGCCGCGTTCTCCACGGGTTACGTTGCTGGTGAGCAAGCCGCTATTTGGGCCACTGCCCTTCCCGATAACTGAAACCGCACCCCCCTAACCCTCCTATAGATGTCCTGACCCGGTGGCCTACATCCCTTTGAAAACTGGTGGTCTTCTCTCTATAAACGCCTGGATGCCCTCTTTATGGTCCTGCGTCTGGGCTAGCATGGTTCCAGCGAAGCCTTCCTTGAGGATCTGCGCCTCATAGCTGTTGTCCAGGCTTTTGTAGACCAAGTGCTTCAACATCTGCATAGCCACAGGTGGCATGGAGGCCAGTGTGCCAGCCAGCGTCCGGGCTACATTCATAAGCTCATCGGGCGGCACCACCTGCCTCACCAGTCCGACTTGCTCGGCCCATCTGGCGTCTTTTTTCTGTCCCATGCTCAGGAGCTCCAAGGCAACAGGCAGGCCGATAAGCCGAGGAAGGATATAGGTCAGCCCCAGTTCTGCCGCCAGCCCCAGTTTGATCAGGCCTGCCGTGAAGGTTGCCTTCTCTGAGGCAATGCGGTAGTCACAGAAACAGGCCAGGGCCAGGCCCATGCCAGCTGTAGCACCGTTGATGGCGGCAATAGTGGGCTTCTTGCAGACTCGCAGG
Protein-coding regions in this window:
- a CDS encoding NAD(P)/FAD-dependent oxidoreductase, translating into MSDRRVIVVGAGASGMMAAGRAAELRAEVLLLEKTERPGKKLLVSGRRRCNLTNTRELDDFIDMYGPNGRFLRRVFHRYFRDDLVAFLRRYSVDIRTEHDGRVFPASNDARDVVRALERYMAGNRVQVQAGVRVISIQVEDRRVVGVQTEQGVYPAKAVVLATGGASFPGTGSSGDGYRMAAAVGHTITKLRPALVPLAVYEVERASSMQGVSLHDVRLTAYQCLADEIDPLTTPHSDAGRGRKPAHFPVIESRRGDMMLTHFGIGGPITLRMSLAIVDALEHGPVSVSIDLKPDLGHKQLSQQLQEEFNRHGKRSYHGILQGLLPRKMVDPFVEMTGIPPSKLGHQISAEERERLRGLLNSLRFNIKGPLPLAVAMVTAGGVSLGEIDPRTMGSRLVTGLYFCGEVIDIDGDTDGYNLQAAFSTGYVAGEQAAIWATALPDN
- a CDS encoding transcriptional regulator translates to MGNPSLIRTSEEAKANRPQWLRTRLDKSDRLGKRDRTARLLKVEHLLYQNPKGLMIEEIARMCDVSKRTAYRDLKALEYELGVPIWEEGSKRGITEGYILPPVHFSLPEALNVFLAARLMLNYSHRYDPNINATFIKLNSVLPPALGQQVRQTLDWMQKLPKDEKHLRVLATVAEAWVSQRRLRIAYRSLPSEKATERVIEPYYIEPAAPGHASYVVGHCHLKNAVRTFKIERIESAQLTSEAYTIPPDFDANAFFGSSWGIVVEGEVKTVRLKIRDPEIMRIMGETVWHPSQVLEKQKDGSMIMTLRVTDTYELLSWILSWGQKMEVLEPAELRKEVLQTARAMLRVYQKK
- a CDS encoding enoyl-CoA hydratase — protein: MSYERILLEKSGYVTTLILNRPDRYNAMDLTFLREFKECLDELSGDADTRAIIITGAGPSFCPGLDVETAGQAAADPIGSGMGLGTLEQPFALSQNVPDSLRVCKKPTIAAINGATAGMGLALACFCDYRIASEKATFTAGLIKLGLAAELGLTYILPRLIGLPVALELLSMGQKKDARWAEQVGLVRQVVPPDELMNVARTLAGTLASMPPVAMQMLKHLVYKSLDNSYEAQILKEGFAGTMLAQTQDHKEGIQAFIERRPPVFKGM